One Streptomyces sp. L2 genomic window carries:
- a CDS encoding DMT family transporter yields MSALALSVLLSFVSAVAYAAGAIVQEQVAVSSGGQYAPLRRPSWWGALALNGLGGLLHVVALAYGPLSLVQPLGALTIVFALPMAALFVGRKAGATAWRGAIMATVGLAGLLSLVGASDARSLDAAQRVGVALVTGGAVVALMIAGRAAHRHPAVRSVLLATGSGIAFGMASVFTKTVAVDWTHGVALTELPSLAVIAVFATAGVLLSQASYKGGGLAAPLATLTVVNPVLAAAVGITMFGETFRYGTTGTVLALGCGVVAAGGLILLTTERIGRTGGRPAAVEAGERVPAPAPAAVSREALDAVPQQRPAAETTRAEPMRAEPGAGAAGAVVADSGAVAEPNASGEVDAGVEKLLDEVLGRPVPDGTPPGAVDGLEGRGVVESRLPASYVPFPSGVAVPLPVLDRHRARVRS; encoded by the coding sequence ATGAGCGCCCTCGCGTTGTCCGTGCTCCTGTCGTTCGTGTCCGCCGTCGCCTACGCGGCCGGGGCGATCGTGCAGGAACAGGTCGCGGTGTCCTCTGGCGGGCAGTACGCGCCGCTGCGCCGGCCCAGCTGGTGGGGCGCCCTCGCCCTGAACGGTCTCGGCGGTCTCCTGCACGTCGTCGCGCTGGCCTACGGCCCCCTCAGCCTGGTGCAGCCGCTCGGCGCGCTCACCATCGTCTTCGCGCTGCCCATGGCCGCGCTGTTCGTCGGCCGCAAGGCCGGCGCCACCGCCTGGCGCGGCGCCATCATGGCCACGGTCGGCCTCGCGGGCCTGCTCTCCCTGGTCGGCGCCTCCGACGCGCGCTCCCTCGACGCGGCCCAGCGGGTGGGCGTCGCCCTGGTCACCGGCGGCGCCGTCGTCGCCCTGATGATCGCGGGCCGGGCCGCCCACCGGCACCCGGCCGTGCGCAGCGTGCTGCTCGCCACCGGTTCGGGCATCGCGTTCGGCATGGCGTCGGTGTTCACCAAGACTGTCGCTGTCGACTGGACCCACGGCGTCGCCCTGACCGAACTGCCCTCCCTCGCCGTGATCGCCGTCTTCGCGACCGCGGGCGTACTGCTCTCCCAGGCGTCGTACAAGGGCGGCGGCCTCGCCGCGCCGCTGGCCACCCTGACGGTGGTCAACCCGGTGCTGGCCGCGGCGGTGGGCATCACGATGTTCGGCGAGACGTTCCGCTACGGCACCACCGGCACCGTGCTCGCACTGGGCTGCGGTGTCGTGGCGGCGGGCGGCCTGATCCTGCTGACGACGGAGCGGATCGGGCGGACCGGTGGACGGCCGGCGGCTGTGGAGGCGGGCGAGCGGGTCCCCGCTCCCGCGCCGGCGGCGGTGTCCCGGGAGGCGCTGGACGCGGTTCCGCAGCAGCGGCCGGCGGCGGAGACGACGCGGGCCGAGCCGATGCGGGCCGAGCCGGGGGCGGGAGCCGCGGGCGCGGTCGTCGCCGACAGCGGAGCCGTGGCCGAACCGAATGCGTCCGGTGAGGTGGACGCCGGTGTCGAGAAACTGCTCGACGAGGTGCTCGGGCGGCCGGTCCCGGACGGCACCCCGCCCGGTGCCGTGGACGGGCTGGAGGGCCGCGGCGTCGTCGAGTCCCGCCTGCCGGCGTCGTACGTCCCGTTCCCCTCGGGCGTCGCGGTGCCGCTGCCCGTCCTGGACCGGCACCGCGCCCGCGTCAGATCCTGA
- a CDS encoding transglycosylase family protein, which yields MAVRGRHRRYQPNRINRASLTVTASGAGLAIPLVVAGTAGAADSATWNKVAACEAGGDWNINTGNGFYGGLQFTQSTWEAYGGNRYAPRADLAGREQQIAVAEKVLDGQGPGAWPVCSVRAGLHRDGGGAAVHTESTRERPAKATGAEPAAAHTASAHTTSARAKSASAPDVRPQTTPQSRAGKAEMYTVVHGDTLSGIAETKRVPGGWQRLYAGNRTIIGADPDLIRPGQRLDLRATGTPAAHPPHTTTPPHTTKSPGKKAPERKPPEHRQPHHESHHGHAASTDRHTLVAPVHAAIGTGYRVSGPHWSKGYHTGVDFLVPTGTSVSAVEAGHVVAADWGGAYGYQVVIRHADGHYTQYAHLSAISVRAGQNVAAGRRIGRSGATGNVTGPHLHFEVRTGPGFGSDVDPLAYLRAGGVKI from the coding sequence ATGGCCGTACGCGGCCGGCATCGCCGGTACCAGCCGAACAGGATCAACCGCGCCTCGCTCACCGTCACCGCGAGCGGCGCCGGCCTCGCGATCCCGCTGGTCGTCGCGGGCACCGCCGGCGCGGCCGACTCGGCCACCTGGAACAAGGTCGCCGCCTGCGAGGCCGGCGGCGACTGGAACATCAACACGGGCAACGGCTTCTACGGCGGCCTGCAGTTCACCCAGTCCACCTGGGAGGCGTACGGCGGCAACCGGTACGCGCCGCGCGCCGACCTGGCGGGCCGGGAGCAGCAGATCGCCGTCGCCGAGAAGGTCCTCGACGGGCAGGGGCCGGGCGCCTGGCCGGTGTGCTCGGTGCGCGCGGGACTGCACCGGGACGGCGGCGGAGCGGCGGTGCACACAGAGAGCACCCGTGAGCGGCCCGCGAAGGCCACCGGCGCCGAGCCCGCTGCCGCCCACACCGCCTCCGCCCACACCACCTCCGCTCGCGCCAAGTCCGCCTCCGCCCCCGACGTGCGCCCCCAGACCACCCCGCAGTCCCGGGCCGGCAAGGCCGAGATGTACACGGTGGTGCACGGCGACACCCTCTCCGGGATCGCCGAGACCAAGCGGGTGCCCGGCGGCTGGCAGCGGCTGTACGCGGGCAACCGGACGATCATCGGCGCCGACCCCGACCTGATCCGGCCGGGACAGCGGCTCGACCTGCGCGCCACCGGAACCCCGGCCGCGCACCCGCCGCACACCACCACCCCGCCGCACACCACCAAGTCCCCCGGAAAGAAGGCCCCGGAGCGCAAGCCGCCGGAGCACAGGCAGCCCCACCACGAGAGCCACCACGGCCACGCGGCGTCCACCGACCGGCACACCCTCGTGGCACCGGTGCACGCGGCCATCGGCACCGGCTACCGCGTGTCCGGCCCGCACTGGTCGAAGGGCTACCACACCGGAGTGGACTTCCTCGTGCCCACCGGCACCTCCGTCAGCGCGGTCGAGGCCGGGCACGTCGTGGCCGCGGACTGGGGCGGCGCCTACGGCTACCAGGTCGTCATCCGGCACGCCGACGGCCACTACACGCAGTACGCCCACCTGTCGGCGATCTCGGTACGCGCCGGGCAGAACGTGGCCGCCGGCCGGCGCATCGGCCGCTCCGGTGCCACCGGAAACGTCACGGGCCCGCATCTGCACTTCGAGGTGCGGACGGGGCCCGGGTTCGGTTCCGACGTCGATCCGCTCGCCTATCTGCGAGCCGGTGGGGTCAAGATCTGA
- the gndA gene encoding NADP-dependent phosphogluconate dehydrogenase, which translates to MSTSAQIGVTGLAVMGRNLARNFARNGYTVAVHNRTAAKTHALVEEFGHEGEFVAAETAKEFVAALERPRRLVVMVKAGEPTDAVIQEFAPLLEPGDMIIDGGNAHFADTRRRERELRERGLHFVGAGISGGEEGALHGPSIMPGGSPESYESLGPMLEKISAKAADGAPCVTHVGPDGAGHFVKMVHNGIEYADMQLIGEAYQLLRDVAGYSPAQIADIFRTWNTGRLDSYLIEITAEVLSHVDAETGKPFVDVVVDQAEQKGTGRWTVQIALDLGVPVSGIAEAVFARSLSGHAALREASRGLAGPTAAALSEAEAGAFADRVEQALYASKIVSYTQGFHEIAAGSEEYGWDIDLGAVSSIWRGGCIIRAAFLDRIRAAYDARADLPSLLSDGTFAQEIAAAQDDWREVLVAAVRQGVPTPGFAAALAYYDALRAERLPAALTQGQRDFFGAHTYRRVDREGSFHTLWGGERGEVSA; encoded by the coding sequence ATGAGCACTTCAGCGCAGATCGGCGTCACGGGCCTGGCGGTCATGGGCCGCAATCTCGCCCGCAACTTCGCGCGCAACGGCTACACGGTCGCCGTGCACAACCGTACGGCGGCGAAGACGCACGCGCTGGTGGAGGAGTTCGGGCACGAGGGCGAGTTCGTCGCGGCCGAGACCGCCAAGGAGTTCGTGGCGGCGCTGGAGCGGCCGCGCCGGCTCGTCGTGATGGTGAAGGCCGGTGAGCCGACGGACGCGGTGATTCAGGAGTTCGCGCCGCTGCTGGAGCCCGGCGACATGATCATCGACGGGGGCAACGCGCACTTCGCGGACACCCGGCGCCGGGAGCGGGAGCTGCGCGAGCGCGGCCTCCACTTCGTGGGCGCGGGCATCTCCGGCGGCGAGGAGGGCGCGCTGCACGGGCCGAGCATCATGCCGGGCGGATCGCCCGAGTCGTACGAGTCGCTGGGCCCGATGCTGGAGAAGATCTCCGCGAAGGCGGCGGACGGGGCGCCCTGTGTGACGCATGTCGGCCCCGACGGCGCCGGCCACTTCGTGAAGATGGTGCACAACGGCATCGAGTACGCCGACATGCAGCTGATCGGCGAGGCGTACCAGTTGCTGCGCGATGTCGCCGGGTACTCCCCCGCGCAGATCGCGGACATCTTCCGCACCTGGAACACCGGGCGACTGGACTCCTACCTGATCGAGATCACCGCCGAGGTGCTGTCCCACGTGGACGCGGAGACCGGCAAGCCGTTCGTGGACGTCGTCGTCGACCAGGCCGAGCAGAAGGGGACCGGCCGCTGGACCGTCCAGATCGCGCTGGACCTGGGCGTGCCCGTGTCCGGGATCGCGGAGGCCGTCTTCGCGCGGTCCCTGTCCGGGCACGCGGCCCTGCGGGAGGCGTCGCGCGGGCTGGCCGGGCCGACGGCGGCGGCGCTGAGCGAGGCGGAGGCGGGCGCGTTCGCGGACCGCGTGGAGCAGGCGCTGTACGCATCGAAGATCGTGTCGTACACGCAGGGCTTCCACGAGATCGCCGCGGGCAGCGAGGAGTACGGCTGGGACATCGACCTGGGCGCGGTCTCCTCGATCTGGCGGGGCGGCTGCATCATCCGCGCGGCGTTCCTGGACCGGATCCGGGCGGCGTACGACGCGCGCGCCGACCTGCCGAGCCTGCTGTCGGACGGCACGTTCGCGCAGGAGATCGCGGCGGCGCAGGACGACTGGCGCGAGGTGCTGGTCGCCGCGGTGCGGCAGGGGGTGCCGACGCCGGGGTTCGCTGCGGCGCTGGCGTACTACGACGCGTTGCGGGCGGAACGGTTGCCTGCGGCGCTTACGCAGGGGCAGCGGGACTTCTTTGGGGCGCACACGTATCGGAGGGTGGACCGGGAGGGGTCGTTCCACACGCTGTGGGGCGGGGAGCGGGGGGAGGTTTCGGCGTAG
- a CDS encoding aspartate/glutamate racemase family protein, with translation MASRATLALLHTSPAHIPVFDALRDSDHPGLRLRHLVDEDLLERAGRHGVDAVTDDVRAALDRAVATGAHAVLCTCSTIGGAAEALGTRAAVPVLRVDRPMAAAAVAAGPRVTVLATVAATLRPTVDLIEEEAARAARPVSVRTRLVDGAWRHFASGDTEAYARHVAAAADALTGTETDVIVLAQASMAPAQRLTATTVPLLSSPRPGLTAAALAAVSGH, from the coding sequence ATGGCCTCCCGGGCGACGCTCGCCCTGCTGCACACCTCGCCCGCCCACATCCCCGTCTTCGACGCCCTGCGCGACAGCGACCACCCCGGGCTGCGCCTGCGCCACCTGGTGGACGAAGACCTGCTGGAGCGGGCCGGGCGGCACGGCGTCGACGCCGTGACCGACGACGTGCGGGCCGCCCTCGACCGGGCCGTCGCCACCGGCGCGCACGCGGTGCTCTGCACCTGCTCCACGATCGGCGGCGCGGCCGAGGCCCTCGGTACCCGCGCGGCCGTACCGGTCCTGCGCGTCGATCGGCCCATGGCGGCCGCCGCCGTCGCCGCCGGCCCGCGCGTCACCGTCCTCGCCACCGTTGCCGCCACGCTGCGCCCCACGGTCGACCTGATCGAGGAGGAGGCGGCACGTGCGGCCCGGCCCGTGTCGGTCCGCACCCGGCTGGTCGACGGCGCCTGGCGCCATTTCGCCTCCGGTGACACCGAGGCCTACGCCCGCCACGTGGCCGCCGCGGCCGACGCGCTCACCGGCACCGAAACCGACGTGATCGTCCTCGCCCAGGCGTCCATGGCCCCGGCCCAGCGGCTCACGGCCACCACGGTCCCCTTGCTCTCCAGCCCACGCCCCGGCCTGACCGCCGCCGCCCTGGCGGCGGTTTCCGGCCACTGA
- a CDS encoding GNAT family N-acetyltransferase, with the protein MSDIEIRDDRAAGRLEAVADGEVVGRVEYFVLDSPAPALVPVHTIVEPAHEGQGIAGSLARELYALAERAGVPVAPLCPYVVQWAERHRDVAPLADPDLLDAAKQWLAAHPGRF; encoded by the coding sequence GTGAGCGACATCGAGATCCGTGACGACCGGGCGGCGGGCCGCCTGGAGGCCGTGGCCGACGGCGAAGTCGTCGGCCGTGTCGAGTACTTCGTGCTGGACTCGCCCGCGCCCGCCCTGGTCCCCGTCCACACGATCGTGGAGCCGGCCCACGAGGGGCAGGGCATCGCCGGCTCCCTGGCCCGCGAGCTGTACGCCCTCGCCGAGCGCGCCGGCGTCCCCGTGGCCCCGTTGTGCCCGTACGTCGTCCAGTGGGCCGAACGCCACCGCGACGTCGCCCCGCTGGCCGACCCCGACCTGCTCGACGCCGCGAAGCAGTGGCTGGCGGCGCACCCCGGCCGGTTCTGA
- the panD gene encoding aspartate 1-decarboxylase yields the protein MLRTMFKSKIHRATVTQADLHYVGSVTIDAELLEAVDLLPGELVHIVDITNGARLETYVIEGERGSGVIGINGAAAHLVHPGDLVIIISYAQVSDAEARALKPRVVHVDGDNRIVALGADPSEPVPGSDQERSPQAVGA from the coding sequence ATGCTGCGCACCATGTTCAAGTCCAAGATCCACCGCGCCACCGTCACCCAGGCCGACCTGCACTACGTGGGATCGGTGACCATCGACGCCGAGCTGCTGGAGGCCGTCGATCTGCTGCCCGGTGAGCTGGTGCACATCGTCGACATCACCAACGGCGCCCGGCTGGAGACGTACGTCATCGAGGGCGAGCGGGGGTCCGGGGTCATCGGGATCAACGGGGCGGCGGCCCACCTCGTCCACCCCGGCGACCTGGTGATCATCATCAGCTACGCTCAGGTCAGCGACGCCGAGGCCCGCGCGCTGAAGCCGCGGGTGGTGCACGTCGACGGTGACAACCGGATCGTGGCCCTCGGCGCCGACCCGTCGGAGCCGGTGCCCGGCTCGGATCAGGAGCGCAGCCCGCAGGCAGTGGGGGCCTGA
- a CDS encoding DUF5302 domain-containing protein has protein sequence MTAESVPTEAQEGSEPAAARETSPLAPDSDGNYDLKRKFREALARKRGAQADAADVAAGPDASKVRAAHGPAASQRSFRRKSGG, from the coding sequence ATGACCGCAGAGTCCGTACCCACGGAAGCTCAGGAAGGTTCGGAGCCCGCCGCCGCCCGCGAGACGTCCCCCCTGGCGCCGGACAGCGACGGCAACTACGACCTCAAGCGCAAGTTCCGCGAAGCCCTGGCACGCAAGCGCGGTGCGCAGGCGGACGCGGCCGATGTCGCCGCCGGCCCGGACGCGTCGAAGGTGCGTGCGGCACACGGCCCGGCCGCGAGCCAGCGGTCGTTCAGGCGCAAGAGCGGCGGCTGA